Proteins from a genomic interval of Arachis hypogaea cultivar Tifrunner chromosome 10, arahy.Tifrunner.gnm2.J5K5, whole genome shotgun sequence:
- the LOC112716460 gene encoding uncharacterized protein isoform X1, with the protein MVAATIAVSSAKSTILQNPIYLGDSSSSFYRGSLKGLFLHHVKPSQQQQQRRELTNLVVASTATPTSTVTKSNSNGSSGRFYFNFTGFPFPLGPFLNRRTIRTEAVKGCIWLFEQEQALGFSSVSTNIRMTVIKLKSGGLWIHAPIAPTDECIQLIKELGAPVEYIVLPTFAYEHKIFVGPFSRKFPRAQVWVAPRQWSWPLNLPLEFLGIFRAKTLKDEDSSAPWAGEIEQKVLSSPEVGIGPYVEVAFYHKPSRTLLVTDAVIFVPRQPPECISKESLLASAKNGLAVKILSKGKEVPNEPVVDNKTNRQKGWERMVLQILFLGPSNLLEPNASFAQMSQKLIVSPIVKTLVFSKVPEKVREWVDRISQDWRFKRIIPAHFAAPINASRSDFRAAFAFLDEFLVDTNPTWPSLSLLFSSVMGKAASYFPPDDMRTLSSLDQFLVSVGAVKKTVSGRKR; encoded by the exons ATGGTGGCAGCCACCATTGCTGTCTCTTCTGCCAAATCAACCATTTTGCAGAACCCCATCTACCTTGGAGACTCAAGTTCAAGTTTTTATAGAGGATCTTTGAAGGGTCTATTCTTGCATCATGTGAAACCaagccaacaacaacaacaaagaagagAGTTAACCAATTTGGTTGTGGCTTCCACAGCCACCCCTACTAGTACTGTAACAAAAAGCAACAGTAATGGTAGTAGTGGCAGGTTTTACTTCAACTTCACTGGCTTCCCTTTCCCACTTGGTCCATTCCTCAACAGGCGCACTATTAGGACTGAG GCTGTGAAAGGTTGTATATGGCTATTTGAACAAGAGCAGGCATTAGGCTTCAGCAGTGTTTCCACAAACATAAGAATGACGGTTATCAAACTCAAATCTGGTGGCTTATGGATCCATGCACCAATAGCTCCAACTGATGAATGTATTCAG CTCATTAAGGAATTGGGAGCTCCAGTTGAATATATTGTCCTCCCTACTTTTGCTTATGAACACAAAATATTTGTTGGTCCGTTTTCTCGGAAATTCCCCCGTGCTCAGGTATGGGTGGCCCCGAGGCAATGGAGTTGGCCGTTGAACTTGCCATTGGAATTCTTAGGCATTTTTCGGGCTAAAACATTGAAAGACGAGGATTCATCCGCTCCTTGGGCTGGTGAAATAGAGCAAAAAGTTCTAAGCTCACCAGAAGTTG GAATTGGTCCTTACGTCGAAGTAGCTTTCTATCACAAGCCTTCAAGAACACTATTGGTGACAGATGCTGTTATTTTCGTTCCGAGACAGCCACCAGAGTGTATAAGCAAAGAATCACTGTTAGCATCTGCTAAAAATGGTTTGGCTGTAAAAATTCTTAGTAAAGGGAAAGAGGTACCGAACGAACCCGTAGTTGACAACAAGACGAACAGGCAAAAAG GATGGGAAAGAATGGTTCTACAAATCTTGTTTCTTGGTCCATCGAATCTGTTAGAACCTAATGCTAGCTTTGCACAGATGTCGCAGAAACTGATTGTTTCACCAATTGTGAAGACACTGGTCTTCAGCAAAGTTCCTGAAAAG GTTAGAGAGTGGGTTGATAGAATCTCGCAAGATTGGAGGTTCAAGAGAATTATCCCTGCTCATTTTGCAGCTCCAATAAATGCAAGCCGGTCCGATTTCCGGGCGGCATTTGCATTCTTGGACGAGTTCTTGGTCGATACCAACCCCACTTGGCCATCACTTTCCCTTCTATTCTCTTCAGTCATGGGAAAAGCTGCCAGCTATTTCCCTCCGGACGACATGAGGACCTTATCGTCCCTCGATCAGTTCTTAGTTTCGGTTGGGGCTGTGAAGAAAACCGTTTCGGGCCGGAAACGGTGA
- the LOC112716457 gene encoding probable ubiquitin conjugation factor E4, giving the protein MAAAKPQRTPQEVEDIIIRKIFLVSITDSAATNADSRNVYLELTAAEILSEGKDLRLSRDLMERVLIDRLSGDFPGVGESPFQYLTGCYHRAHEEAKKIANMKDKTLRSEMEAVVKQAKKLCVSYCRIHLGNPELFQNRNQSSGSGTASPLLPLIFAEVGGGIDAFGGSSGGGGPKSPPGFLEEFFRDSDFDSLDPILKGLYEELRGSVMKVSALGNFQDSLRALLFLVRFPVGAKSLVSHEWWIPKGVYMNGRAIEMTSILGPFFHISALPDQTFFRSQPDVGQQCFSDASTRRPADLLSSFSTIKTVMNNLYDGLYEVLFILLKSKDTRDSVLEYLAEVININASRAHIQVDPITCASSGMFVNLSAVMLHLCEPFLDANLTKRNKIDPKYVHYSNRLKLSGLTALHASSEEVTEWLNSNKRANGNNQNNDGQKRLEQSQEASSSGSNAGELSNEISGHGEKTEYHFICECFFMTARVLNLGLLKAFSDFKHLVQDISRCEDALSTLKAMQEQSPTPQLQLDITRLEKELESYSQEKLCYEAQILRDNTLIQNALSFYRLMIVWLVSLVGGFKMPLQSTCPMEFATMPEHFVEDAMELLIFASRIPKALDGVVLDEFMNFIIMFMASPEFIKNPYLRAKMVEVLNCWMPRRSGSSATATLFEGHQLSLEYLVRNLLKLYVDIEFTGSHTQFYDKFNIRHNIAELLEYLWQVPSHRNAWRQIAKEEEKGVYLNFLNFLINDSIYLLDESLNKILELKELEAEMSNTAEWERRPLQERQERTRLFHSQENIIRIDMKLANEDVSMLAFTSEQITAPFLLPEMVERVASMLNYFLLQLVGPQRKSLSLKDPEKYEFRPKHLLKQIVHVYVHLARGDSNSIFPAAISKDGRSYNDQLFSAAAEVLHRIGEDGRIIQEFIQLGAKAKVAASEAMDTEATLGEIPDEFLDPIQYTLMKDPVILPSSRIVVDRPVIQRHLLSDSSDPFNRSHLTADMLIPDTELKARIEEFVKSQEMKKRSEGISIQSTKDTIQTTNGEMLID; this is encoded by the exons ATGGCTGCCGCAAAACCTCAGAGGACTCCACAGGAAGTGGAGGACATAATCATCCGCAAAATCTTTCTCGTGTCGATCACCGATTCCGCCGCGACTAACGCCGATTCCAGAAACGTCTATTTGGAGCTCACAGCGGCGGAGATTCTTAGCGAAGGCAAGGACCTCCGCCTCTCGCGCGATTTGATGGAGCGAGTCCTCATTGATCGACTATCCGGCGACTTTCCCGGCGTCGGAGAATCCCCGTTCCAGTACCTCACCGGTTGCTACCACCGCGCGCATGAGGAGGCAAAGAAAATCGCCAACATGAAGGACAAAACCCTCAGGTCGGAGATGGAGGCGGTGGTGAAACAGGCCAAGAAACTGTGCGTCTCATACTGCAGGATTCACCTCGGCAATCCGGAGCTGTTTCAGAACCGGAATCAAAGTTCCGGTTCGGGAACCGCGTCGCCTCTGCTGCCGCTGATATTCGCGGAGGTTGGCGGTGGCATCGACGCGTTCGGAGGTAGCAGTGGTGGCGGAGGGCCAAAGAGTCCACCGGGGTTTCTTGAGGAGTTCTTTAGGGACTCGGATTTTGACAGCCTGGACCCAATCTTGAAAGGACTGTATGAGGAGCTGAGAGGAAGTGTGATGAAGGTTTCTGCTCTTGGGAACTTTCAGGACTCTTTGAGGGCTTTGTTGTTCTTGGTGAGATTCCCTGTTGGTGCAAAGTCACTTGTGAGCCATGAGTGGTGGATTCCCAAAGGGGTTTATATGAATGGCCGTGCCATTGAGATGACCAGCATTTTGGGTCCCTTCTTTCACATTAGTGCTCTTCCTGATCAAACCTTTTTCAGGAGCCAGCCTGACGTTGG ACAACAGTGCTTTTCTGATGCATCAACTCGACGACCAGCAGATTTATTATCTTCATTCTCGACTATCAAAACTGTCATGAATAATTTGTATGATGGCCTCTATGAAGTTCTCTTCATTCTCCTTAAGAGTAAAGATACTCGTGATAGTGTACTTGAGTATCTTGCCGAGGTGATCAATATAAATGCATCCAGGGCTCATATACAG GTTGACCCTATAACTTGTGCAAGTTCAGGCATGTTTGTAAATCTCAGTGCTGTCATGCTTCATCTTTGTGAGCCATTTTTAGATGCAAATTTaaccaaaaggaataaaattgaTCCAAAATATGTACACTACTCCAACCGTTTGAAGCTAAG TGGGTTGACTGCTCTACATGCATCATCGGAAGAAGTTACTGAATGGCTTAATAGCAATAAACGGGCTAATGGAAACAATCAAAATAATGATGGCCAGAAACGCTTGGAGCAATCTCAAGAAGCAAGTAGTTCTGGTAGTAATGCTGGTGAGCTTTCAAATGAAATTTCTGGACATGGTGAAAAGACGGAATATCATTTCATTTGTGAATGCTTCTTTATGACTGCAAGAGTGCTCAACTTGGGCCTTTTAAAAGCATTTTCTGATTTCAAACACTTAGTTCAG GATATTTCTAGATGTGAAGATGCTCTTTCAACACTAAAAGCTATGCAAGAGCAATCTCCCACCCCCCAATTGCAATTGGATATAACTAGACTTGAGAAAGAATTGGAATCGTACTCACAGGAAAAGCTTTGTTATGAAGCTCAAATATTGCGG GATAACACGCTTATTCAGAATGCACTATCCTTCTACCGTTTGATGATTGTTTGGTTGGTTAGCTTGGTTGGTGGATTTAAGATGCCTCTACAATCGACTTGCCCAATGGAATTTGCAACTATGCCTGAGCATTTTGTAGAAGATGCCATGGAACTTCTAATATTTGCTTCCCGGATTCCCAAGGCCTTGGATGGAGTTGTGCTG GATGAGTTTATGAACTTCATAATTATGTTTATGGCTAGCCCTGAGTTCATCAAAAACCCATATTTAAGAGCAAAGATGGTCGAAGTCTTGAACTGTTGGATGCCCCGTAGGAG CGGTTCATCTGCCACAGCTACTTTATTTGAAGGCCACCAACTGTCTCTGGAGTATCTTGTGAGGAATCTTCTAAAACTCTATGTTGACATTGAGTTCACCGGGTCTCACACGCAG TTCTATGACAAATTTAATATCCGCCATAATATAGCCGAACTCCTTGAATACCTATGGCAGGTCCCTAGTCATCGTAATGCTTGGAGACAG ATTGCTAAGGAAGAGGAAAAGGGTGTTTATCTGAATTTCTTAAACTTCCTGATTAATGATAGTATTTATCTTCTTGATGAAAGTCTGAACAAAATTCTTGAGCTAAAAGAGTTGGAGGCTGAAATGTCAAATACAGCTGAATGGGAACGACGGCCACTTCAAGAGAGGCAGGAGAGGACACGGTTATTCCATTCTCAAGAAAAT ATTATTCGGATAGATATGAAGTTGGCAAATGAAGATGTGAGTATGCTTGCGTTTACATCAGAGCAGATTACTGCTCCATTCCTACTTCCAGAGATG GTTGAAAGAGTGGCTAGTATGCTCAATTACTTTCTGCTGCAACTAGTGGGTCCCCAAAGAAAATCTCTTAGTCTGAAAGATCCTGAGAAATATGAATTTCGTCCAAAGCATTTGCTTAAACAG ATTGTGCACGTATATGTTCACCTGGCAAGAGGTGATTCAAATTCCATATTCCCAGCTGCCATCTCCAAGGATGGTCGATCATACAATGATCAG TTGTTTAGTGCTGCAGCAGAGGTTCTTCATAGAATAGGTGAGGATGGGAGAATCATACAAGAATTCATTCAACTCGGTGCTAAGGCAAAAGTTGCAGCTTCTGAAGCCATGGATACTGAAGCTACCTTGGGAGAAATTCCAGATgaattccttgatccaattcaa TACACTTTAATGAAGGATCCTGTCATCTTACCTTCTTCAAGAATTGTAGTTGATCGACCTGTCATACAGAGGCACCTTCTTAGTGATAGC TCGGACCCATTCAACCGATCCCATCTTACCGCCGACATGCTGATTCCTGACACTGAACTCAAAGCAAGAATAGAGGAGTTTGTCAAGTCCCAGGAAATGAAGAAACGTAGTGAAGGTATAAGCATACAGAGCACCAAGGACACGATTCAGACAACAAATGGGGAAATGTTGATCGACTAG
- the LOC112716461 gene encoding uncharacterized protein, with translation MWNFASNCIAGSVRQKNDSTKPTHSASECSDDENSVVGREEGLECPICWESFNIVENVPYVLWCGHTLCKNCILGLQWAVVKFPTLPIQLPLFISCPWCNLLSFRLVYQGNIKFPRKNYFLLWMVESMNGDRGKSHSNCGGDNQQHWPIKDNLTMGSYVSHGNARRSQVHHPETSGSGPYHGNTGDYLSMERLHASLRKSLVFVVQLTAKFPLVIIFLLIILYAIPASAAILALYILVTILFALPSFLILYFSYPSLDWLIREIVT, from the coding sequence ATGTGGAACTTTGCTTCAAACTGTATTGCTGGAAGTGTGCGGCAGAAAAATGATTCCACAAAGCCAACTCATTCTGCATCGGAATGTTCTGATGATGAGAATTCGGTTGTTGGGAGAGAAGAAGGGCTGGAATGCCCAATATGCTGGGAATCTTTCAACATTGTTGAAAATGTGCCCTATGTATTGTGGTGTGGGCACACCCTTTGTAAAAATTGTATCCTGGGACTGCAATGGGCCGTTGTGAAGTTCCCAACGCTGCCAATTCAACTTCCTCTCTTTATCTCCTGCCCGTGGTGCAACCTTCTATCTTTCCGTCTGGTTTATCAAGGGAATATTAAATTCCCTCGCAAGAACTACTTTCTTCTTTGGATGGTTGAGAGCATGAATGGTGATAGAGGGAAATCGCACTCAAATTGTGGTGGTGATAATCAACAACATTGGCCAATTAAAGACAATTTAACCATGGGAAGCTATGTAAGCCATGGAAATGCCCGGAGGAGCCAAGTTCACCACCCAGAGACATCTGGTTCTGGCCCTTATCATGGCAATACCGGCGACTATCTCAGTATGGAAAGGCTGCATGCTTCTCTTCGGAAGTCGCTGGTTTTTGTTGTCCAATTGACAGCTAAGTTCCCATTGGTCATTATatttcttttgatcatcttataTGCGATACCAGCTAGTGCTGCCATCTTGGCTCTGTATATACTAGTTACGATTCTCTTTGCTCTCCCGTCATTTCTCATCTTATACTTCTCATATCCTAGTTTGGATTGGCTTATCAGAGAAATTGTCACTTGA
- the LOC112716460 gene encoding uncharacterized protein isoform X2, translating into MASTFYCFNLESHAVKGCIWLFEQEQALGFSSVSTNIRMTVIKLKSGGLWIHAPIAPTDECIQLIKELGAPVEYIVLPTFAYEHKIFVGPFSRKFPRAQVWVAPRQWSWPLNLPLEFLGIFRAKTLKDEDSSAPWAGEIEQKVLSSPEVGIGPYVEVAFYHKPSRTLLVTDAVIFVPRQPPECISKESLLASAKNGLAVKILSKGKEVPNEPVVDNKTNRQKGWERMVLQILFLGPSNLLEPNASFAQMSQKLIVSPIVKTLVFSKVPEKVREWVDRISQDWRFKRIIPAHFAAPINASRSDFRAAFAFLDEFLVDTNPTWPSLSLLFSSVMGKAASYFPPDDMRTLSSLDQFLVSVGAVKKTVSGRKR; encoded by the exons ATGGCTTCTACATTTTATTGTTTCAATTTGGAGTCTCAT GCTGTGAAAGGTTGTATATGGCTATTTGAACAAGAGCAGGCATTAGGCTTCAGCAGTGTTTCCACAAACATAAGAATGACGGTTATCAAACTCAAATCTGGTGGCTTATGGATCCATGCACCAATAGCTCCAACTGATGAATGTATTCAG CTCATTAAGGAATTGGGAGCTCCAGTTGAATATATTGTCCTCCCTACTTTTGCTTATGAACACAAAATATTTGTTGGTCCGTTTTCTCGGAAATTCCCCCGTGCTCAGGTATGGGTGGCCCCGAGGCAATGGAGTTGGCCGTTGAACTTGCCATTGGAATTCTTAGGCATTTTTCGGGCTAAAACATTGAAAGACGAGGATTCATCCGCTCCTTGGGCTGGTGAAATAGAGCAAAAAGTTCTAAGCTCACCAGAAGTTG GAATTGGTCCTTACGTCGAAGTAGCTTTCTATCACAAGCCTTCAAGAACACTATTGGTGACAGATGCTGTTATTTTCGTTCCGAGACAGCCACCAGAGTGTATAAGCAAAGAATCACTGTTAGCATCTGCTAAAAATGGTTTGGCTGTAAAAATTCTTAGTAAAGGGAAAGAGGTACCGAACGAACCCGTAGTTGACAACAAGACGAACAGGCAAAAAG GATGGGAAAGAATGGTTCTACAAATCTTGTTTCTTGGTCCATCGAATCTGTTAGAACCTAATGCTAGCTTTGCACAGATGTCGCAGAAACTGATTGTTTCACCAATTGTGAAGACACTGGTCTTCAGCAAAGTTCCTGAAAAG GTTAGAGAGTGGGTTGATAGAATCTCGCAAGATTGGAGGTTCAAGAGAATTATCCCTGCTCATTTTGCAGCTCCAATAAATGCAAGCCGGTCCGATTTCCGGGCGGCATTTGCATTCTTGGACGAGTTCTTGGTCGATACCAACCCCACTTGGCCATCACTTTCCCTTCTATTCTCTTCAGTCATGGGAAAAGCTGCCAGCTATTTCCCTCCGGACGACATGAGGACCTTATCGTCCCTCGATCAGTTCTTAGTTTCGGTTGGGGCTGTGAAGAAAACCGTTTCGGGCCGGAAACGGTGA